Proteins encoded within one genomic window of Candidatus Binataceae bacterium:
- a CDS encoding ribonuclease J produces the protein MPVRIVPLGGFGEIGLNLTVVECAGQALIIDAGVMFPEERGLGLGVLAPDLTYLEQSRPQVLGIVLTHAHEDHIGALPHLLRRFNAPVYGTKLTLAFARRRLEEEGLIGARMNALEPRRSFELGPFELEPLRVTHSTPDSVGLAIRTPAGLIVHSGDFKIDPAPIDGQLFDRERFAELGAEGAALLISDSTNVERTGRTASESSIKPVLREIVARSRGRFFLSVFSSHLHRIRQLTEVSREAGRRVVPLGRRMAESVRLGTELGQLPFPPGTFIEPGEAQFLEARRLTYLASGSQGESLSALARIAAGAHPRARVDPGDTVVLSSRFIPGNERTINTLVNRLYKRGAEVFYEAVAPVHVSGHASRDELAELIALVRPRHFVPTHGEYRHLRRHLALAVEAGIPEANCFLLENGEPLVLNGAGAHRARAVEAGRVLIEDGEFGDPALLDERRALGRDGTVFAVLAVSSKSGALVAGPELVSRGIVVGDGTSVHMRRARAQLVERLNRIEQPFSADGAMLREEIVHALRSYFSHALGKRPLIVPHIMEV, from the coding sequence GTGCCGGTCAGAATAGTCCCGCTCGGCGGGTTCGGCGAAATCGGGCTGAACCTGACGGTGGTGGAGTGCGCCGGCCAGGCGCTGATCATCGATGCGGGCGTGATGTTTCCCGAGGAACGCGGGCTGGGACTGGGCGTGCTCGCGCCCGATCTCACCTACCTTGAACAGTCGCGCCCGCAGGTTCTTGGCATTGTTCTAACCCACGCGCACGAAGACCATATCGGCGCGCTGCCCCATTTGCTGCGCCGCTTCAACGCGCCGGTTTACGGGACCAAACTGACACTCGCGTTCGCGCGCCGCCGGTTAGAGGAAGAAGGCCTGATCGGCGCGCGCATGAATGCGCTGGAGCCGCGCCGGAGCTTTGAGCTCGGCCCGTTTGAGCTCGAGCCGTTGCGCGTCACCCATTCGACACCGGATTCGGTCGGGCTTGCGATCCGGACTCCCGCCGGGCTCATCGTCCATAGCGGCGACTTCAAGATCGATCCGGCGCCTATCGATGGCCAGCTCTTCGACCGCGAGCGCTTCGCCGAGCTGGGTGCCGAGGGCGCGGCGCTGCTGATATCGGATTCGACCAACGTCGAGCGCACCGGGCGCACCGCCAGCGAGAGCTCGATCAAGCCGGTGCTGCGCGAGATCGTCGCGCGCAGCCGCGGCAGGTTTTTCCTCTCGGTCTTTTCCTCCCATCTCCATCGTATCCGCCAGCTTACCGAGGTCTCGCGCGAGGCAGGGCGGCGAGTGGTCCCGTTGGGACGGCGGATGGCCGAAAGCGTGCGGCTGGGAACGGAGCTGGGCCAGCTACCATTTCCGCCCGGCACCTTTATCGAGCCGGGCGAGGCGCAGTTTCTCGAAGCGCGCCGGCTGACTTATCTCGCCAGCGGCAGCCAGGGCGAGTCGCTCTCGGCGCTGGCGCGGATCGCCGCCGGCGCGCATCCACGCGCCCGCGTGGATCCCGGCGACACGGTGGTCCTTTCCTCACGCTTCATCCCGGGCAACGAGCGCACCATCAACACGCTGGTCAACCGGCTTTACAAGCGCGGCGCCGAGGTTTTTTACGAGGCGGTCGCGCCGGTCCACGTCTCGGGGCACGCCAGCCGCGATGAGTTGGCCGAGTTGATCGCGCTGGTGCGGCCGAGGCACTTCGTGCCCACCCACGGCGAGTATCGCCATCTGCGCCGCCATCTCGCACTCGCGGTCGAGGCCGGTATTCCCGAAGCCAACTGCTTTCTGCTCGAGAACGGCGAGCCGCTGGTGCTCAACGGCGCCGGCGCCCATCGCGCGCGCGCGGTCGAGGCCGGGCGGGTGCTGATCGAGGACGGCGAATTCGGCGACCCTGCGCTGCTCGACGAGCGCCGCGCGCTGGGGCGCGATGGCACCGTGTTCGCGGTGCTGGCGGTGTCATCGAAGAGCGGCGCGCTGGTCGCGGGGCCCGAACTGGTGTCGCGCGGAATCGTCGTTGGCGACGGCACTTCGGTGCATATGCGCCGGGCGCGCGCGCAACTGGTCGAACGGCTGAACCGAATCGAGCAGCCGTTCAGTGCCGACGGCGCGATGCTGCGTGAGGAAATCGTGCACGCCCTGCGCAGCTACTTCAGCCACGCGCTCGGCAAGCGCCCGCTTATCGTGCCGCACATCATGGAGGTCTGA
- a CDS encoding single-stranded DNA-binding protein yields MSVNKVILVGNLGRDPEVRYLPSGQPVANFSVATSERFKGRDGSNKESTEWHNVVVYGKQAELCSQYLRKGRQVYVEGRLTTRQWEAKDGSGKRSRTEVVAQRVQFLGGGGGSGAGARGGAMDEPEDFSADMPPAGPDDDDIPF; encoded by the coding sequence ATGTCGGTAAACAAGGTCATCCTGGTCGGCAACTTGGGGCGCGACCCCGAAGTGCGTTACCTGCCCTCGGGCCAGCCGGTCGCCAATTTTTCGGTCGCGACGAGCGAGCGCTTCAAGGGGCGCGACGGCTCCAACAAGGAATCGACCGAATGGCATAACGTCGTCGTTTACGGCAAGCAGGCCGAACTGTGCAGTCAGTACCTGCGCAAGGGCCGCCAAGTCTACGTCGAAGGGCGCTTGACCACGCGCCAGTGGGAAGCCAAGGACGGCAGCGGCAAACGTTCGCGCACCGAGGTCGTAGCGCAGCGTGTGCAGTTCCTCGGCGGAGGTGGCGGCAGTGGCGCAGGAGCGCGCGGCGGTGCGATGGACGAGCCGGAGGACTTCAGCGCCGATATGCCCCCCGCCGGCCCCGACGACGACGACATCCCTTTCTAG
- a CDS encoding DUF309 domain-containing protein, with amino-acid sequence MDERGGDAELWREGVRLFNQQCFFECHEVWERLWKRSSGPEKLFYQGMIQAAAALLHVKRGQLGGARSTWAKARAKLDTLPAEYHGIALAELRAAADTFIAAGFDAPAPRIRHVKR; translated from the coding sequence ATGGACGAACGCGGCGGCGACGCCGAGCTGTGGCGCGAAGGAGTGCGGCTATTCAACCAGCAGTGCTTCTTCGAGTGCCACGAAGTTTGGGAGCGACTGTGGAAGCGCTCAAGTGGGCCGGAGAAGCTCTTCTACCAAGGGATGATCCAGGCGGCGGCCGCATTGCTCCACGTGAAACGCGGCCAGCTCGGCGGCGCGCGCTCGACTTGGGCCAAGGCGCGCGCGAAGCTCGACACCCTGCCGGCGGAGTATCACGGCATCGCGCTTGCGGAGTTGCGCGCGGCGGCGGACACATTTATTGCGGCGGGCTTCGATGCGCCAGCGCCGCGGATTCGGCATGTAAAGCGATGA
- a CDS encoding aromatic-ring-hydroxylating dioxygenase subunit beta, whose protein sequence is MALDYRRVENFLYREARLMDDNAYDEWLALWAPDALYYWVPCNSDDSDPERQVSAIYDDRRRLEDRITRLRDGPIYAQEPKSRMRRVISNIEIEEAANGEIVTHSNFVLAELRHGKQDIFAGRAIHRLRRDGDSFRIVSKKVLLVNNDEPIDNLTFLI, encoded by the coding sequence ATGGCGCTCGATTATCGCCGGGTCGAGAATTTTCTTTACCGCGAGGCCCGGCTCATGGACGATAACGCCTACGACGAATGGCTCGCGTTGTGGGCGCCCGACGCGCTCTACTACTGGGTGCCCTGCAACAGCGACGACTCGGATCCCGAGCGCCAAGTCTCGGCCATCTACGACGACCGCCGCCGGCTCGAGGACCGCATCACGCGCCTGCGCGACGGGCCGATCTACGCGCAGGAGCCGAAGTCGCGGATGCGCCGGGTGATTTCGAACATCGAGATCGAGGAGGCGGCGAACGGCGAGATCGTCACGCATTCCAACTTCGTGCTGGCCGAACTGCGCCACGGCAAGCAGGACATCTTTGCCGGCCGCGCGATCCATCGGCTCAGGCGCGACGGCGATTCGTTCAGAATCGTTTCGAAGAAGGTCCTGCTGGTCAACAACGACGAGCCGATCGACAACCTGACCTTCCTGATCTAG
- a CDS encoding aromatic ring-hydroxylating dioxygenase subunit alpha, translating into MATRQQIDYDALIQRDRVHGRLYSDPDVFEDELERIFHRGWVYVGHANEIPNPGDFRLAQIGRVPVIMVRDEQGTVQVLLNRCRHRAATVCQLTRGNTQRFRCAYHGWTYKCSGELAAVPYQDAYGGNLPRAELGLTKVPRVDSYRGFVFGSLSPAGITLEDHLGRARAQIDNFVELSPEGEIDVRAGITKYRFPANWKLQVENGMDGYHPNFTHQTFLDMLERDNDGQRLGLFDGDAASQTRDLGGGHVMLDYREYNRRRNLRVLATLSHEREYHEAMERRYGKERAAELLTLGGTHVLIFPNLIIIGIHMRVITPVRVDETEVSLYPTTLKGVPQEVNRTRLRGHEAFFGPGGFGQPDDLEMFARIQRGLNADFDPWLYIARGLHRERLDSDGTIVGQMTDEVTLRGIWAHYRKLMSPQGSGAATRRGARRSAQA; encoded by the coding sequence ATGGCGACACGGCAGCAGATCGACTACGACGCGCTGATCCAGCGCGACCGCGTCCACGGCCGGCTCTACAGCGACCCCGACGTCTTCGAGGACGAGCTCGAGCGCATCTTTCATCGCGGATGGGTGTACGTCGGGCACGCCAACGAAATCCCCAATCCGGGCGACTTTCGCCTCGCCCAAATCGGGCGCGTTCCGGTGATCATGGTGCGCGACGAGCAGGGCACGGTGCAGGTGCTGCTCAACCGCTGCCGCCATCGCGCGGCTACCGTCTGCCAGCTCACGCGCGGCAACACCCAGCGCTTCCGCTGTGCGTACCATGGATGGACCTACAAGTGCAGCGGCGAGCTCGCCGCGGTGCCCTACCAGGACGCCTACGGCGGCAATCTGCCGCGCGCCGAGCTGGGACTGACCAAAGTGCCGCGGGTCGATTCGTACCGCGGATTCGTCTTCGGTAGCCTGAGCCCGGCGGGGATCACGCTCGAGGACCATCTGGGACGCGCGCGCGCGCAGATCGACAACTTCGTCGAGCTCTCGCCCGAGGGCGAAATCGACGTGCGCGCCGGGATCACCAAGTATCGCTTCCCGGCCAACTGGAAGCTCCAGGTCGAGAACGGGATGGACGGCTACCATCCCAATTTCACCCACCAGACCTTCCTCGACATGCTCGAGCGCGACAATGACGGCCAGCGCCTGGGGCTGTTCGACGGCGACGCCGCCTCGCAGACGCGCGACCTGGGCGGCGGGCATGTGATGCTCGACTATCGCGAGTACAATCGGCGGCGCAACCTGCGCGTGCTGGCCACGCTCTCGCACGAGCGCGAATATCACGAGGCGATGGAGCGGCGCTACGGCAAGGAGCGCGCGGCCGAGCTGCTCACCTTGGGCGGCACCCACGTGCTGATTTTTCCCAACCTGATTATCATCGGCATCCACATGCGAGTGATCACGCCCGTGCGCGTCGACGAAACCGAGGTCTCGCTCTATCCGACCACGCTCAAGGGCGTGCCGCAGGAAGTCAACCGCACGCGCCTGCGCGGGCACGAGGCGTTCTTCGGGCCGGGCGGGTTCGGCCAGCCCGACGACCTCGAGATGTTCGCGCGCATCCAACGCGGGCTCAACGCGGATTTCGATCCGTGGCTGTACATCGCGCGCGGGCTCCATCGCGAGCGCCTCGACAGCGACGGCACGATCGTTGGCCAGATGACTGACGAGGTGACGTTGCGCGGGATCTGGGCGCACTACCGCAAGCTGATGTCGCCGCAGGGGAGCGGCGCGGCGACGCGCCGCGGCGCGCGGCGCTCGGCGCAGGCCTGA